A window from Lachnoanaerobaculum umeaense encodes these proteins:
- a CDS encoding Mbeg1-like protein: protein MVILDYLKQRKDVSLSVAAFNDIDNVAMSYLSYIDFGELFDCESSTYSIDESFELFCKKHSLEEIRENSEFTKRAPLLLEQMVKGTRFKGTRVGYYTEDFDKEEVKQFAAVTFILPDGTNYIAFRGTDSTITGWKEDFLMSCKSETEGAKEAVNYLNKVSDSVKGKLILGGHSKGGNFAMYASAFCNETIKERISIVYNNDGPGFRDEIIDTKEYKQIYQKIYSIVPQTSIIGQLLSNEGEQKVVQSNVKGIFQHDAMTWEILNDNFVESELDSFSNFVKVALGSWLEKTDDKTRQSLVTTVFSMIEETDVKNFKEFGGSLLKNGGIIMMELFKLEKTKRDELIAAFIGMIQAGGEAALDNINKP from the coding sequence ATGGTTATATTGGATTATTTAAAACAGAGAAAAGATGTAAGCCTATCAGTAGCGGCATTTAACGATATAGACAATGTTGCAATGTCTTATCTGTCATATATTGATTTTGGAGAACTGTTTGATTGCGAAAGTTCAACATATAGCATTGATGAGTCATTTGAACTTTTTTGTAAAAAGCACTCCTTAGAAGAAATAAGAGAGAATAGTGAATTTACAAAAAGAGCACCACTATTACTTGAGCAGATGGTAAAAGGAACACGTTTTAAAGGAACTAGGGTTGGATATTATACAGAGGATTTCGACAAAGAAGAAGTAAAACAATTTGCGGCGGTCACATTTATACTTCCTGACGGAACAAATTATATAGCATTTCGTGGAACAGACAGCACCATAACAGGATGGAAAGAAGACTTTCTTATGAGCTGTAAGTCTGAAACTGAAGGTGCAAAGGAAGCTGTAAATTATTTAAACAAGGTATCGGATAGTGTTAAGGGTAAATTGATACTTGGAGGACATTCAAAGGGTGGAAATTTTGCAATGTATGCATCTGCATTTTGTAATGAAACAATAAAAGAGCGTATTTCTATAGTATATAACAATGATGGTCCCGGGTTTAGAGATGAAATTATAGATACTAAAGAGTATAAGCAAATTTATCAAAAAATATACAGTATTGTTCCACAAACATCAATAATAGGACAATTACTTTCAAATGAAGGTGAGCAAAAAGTCGTGCAGAGTAATGTAAAGGGCATATTTCAGCATGATGCCATGACATGGGAAATATTGAATGATAATTTTGTTGAATCAGAATTGGACTCATTTAGTAATTTTGTAAAAGTGGCACTGGGATCCTGGCTTGAAAAAACTGATGATAAAACAAGGCAATCTCTAGTCACAACAGTATTTTCAATGATTGAAGAGACGGATGTGAAAAACTTCAAAGAATTTGGAGGTAGCTTATTGAAAAATGGCGGAATCATCATGATGGAATTATTTAAGCTGGAAAAAACAAAAAGGGATGAATTGATTGCGGCATTTATTGGAATGATTCAAGCCGGTGGTGAGGCGGCTTTGGATAATATTAATAAGCCTTAG
- a CDS encoding tetratricopeptide repeat protein, whose product MSKEIGAIFKKCFLNKILPIFSKKKELIQEQSVVDVVKDEVNALWDIVNKMNEDGQESFDVDFEKELMKSFNYLKERFTNEELEKSYAWIRYVNVMIHSKNPTNEYLIKYISADNYIFLTNRLYNLTKSIHKENDRVIVKNIEKFNEDVWHYILNNINSNDIPSCLALGKAAQKRKNYEEARKWYTRVMEMDEPFNGVTSILACYEEETKEMLANIRKSKETKTASFEKVHELNLQQEAIYKKWSDIMEKYLNSGDDITEQYKREYIALIAGYARFERNKGNYKGAMELLEKVPDTFPDIHRIYAEEAMLYQHKTYKNSYYSLDKSIDTFKKAYDAISKHKGSKALYHKSMKSILIPLANSYFYSKRYDEAEEICDRVLKMDSKEKSAIKLKNKIASINV is encoded by the coding sequence ATGAGTAAGGAAATCGGTGCTATATTTAAAAAGTGTTTTTTAAATAAAATTTTACCAATATTTTCAAAGAAAAAGGAATTGATACAGGAACAGAGTGTAGTGGATGTAGTAAAAGATGAAGTCAATGCACTATGGGATATTGTAAATAAAATGAATGAGGATGGGCAGGAAAGTTTTGATGTTGACTTTGAAAAAGAGCTGATGAAATCTTTTAATTATCTAAAGGAAAGATTTACAAATGAAGAACTTGAAAAATCCTATGCATGGATCAGATATGTGAATGTAATGATTCACTCTAAAAATCCTACAAATGAATATTTGATAAAATATATTTCAGCGGACAATTATATATTTTTAACAAATAGACTCTATAATCTTACAAAATCTATTCATAAGGAAAATGATAGAGTAATAGTAAAGAATATAGAGAAATTCAATGAGGATGTCTGGCATTACATTCTTAATAATATAAATTCTAATGATATTCCTTCATGCCTTGCACTAGGAAAAGCGGCACAGAAAAGAAAGAACTACGAAGAGGCAAGAAAATGGTATACAAGAGTAATGGAGATGGATGAGCCTTTTAATGGTGTAACTTCAATACTCGCTTGTTATGAAGAAGAAACAAAAGAAATGCTTGCAAATATTAGAAAAAGCAAAGAGACGAAAACAGCTTCATTTGAAAAAGTACATGAACTAAACTTACAGCAAGAGGCTATATATAAAAAATGGAGTGATATTATGGAAAAGTACCTTAATAGTGGTGATGATATCACAGAACAATACAAAAGAGAGTATATAGCTCTTATAGCTGGATATGCGAGATTTGAGAGAAATAAAGGGAATTATAAAGGAGCAATGGAATTATTAGAAAAAGTTCCTGATACATTTCCTGATATTCATAGGATATATGCAGAAGAGGCTATGCTCTATCAACATAAAACATATAAGAACAGCTATTACAGTTTGGATAAATCTATTGATACATTTAAAAAGGCATATGATGCTATTTCAAAGCATAAAGGCTCTAAAGCCTTATATCATAAAAGCATGAAAAGTATTTTGATACCATTGGCAAATTCATATTTCTACTCTAAAAGATATGATGAAGCCGAGGAAATATGTGATCGTGTATTAAAAATGGATAGCAAGGAGAAAAGTGCAATCAAACTAAAGAATAAAATAGCAAGCATTAATGTTTAA
- a CDS encoding WYL domain-containing protein has translation MGIILNKSKPAFDELKSTNSFGEFFMNGLRDYYTYGFKSYDQYLKGQRIINERWKIFSKILGSEWVLEEGSGGRNFIILKAKPVGTQNPFSIFYFLHNISIIGDYLNYLLDLDERSSLRGGLVNIPVDLKRLDFVEGKNGVQNLEDVNNVEYSIIENWKHSLAVETYKQICNGILPLGYLIVIDKEKIQEGNSTNNKSITVNKKDNIIDMVFVVNGYKYYTTIDSGKEIDNENFRIRINRQMNIWSYRTMEPPKSYKDIYANLSTRTDYLYGLGVLGDLRDFTEKRNTWIIDQCKNADSTFKKYIYNKKSGNNYWFKSKLTMQEIFKDLLCNSADSENNNLVNSFVSLCNFFSHYYPMGTIGSLLSTRCKNISNDTYYDMFKFKHNYLQQTLYDFNLIDLLYAIEHLSVLCVIQYSHGIKLNTYEDIAIPIEIRISAVDGREYVLYYHIIEKKIKAMRLEFINSIKMYSEVKSIKKVRRFIKRDGNKKRVEEEILENVTIDAKDIAHQIITAREMLPYIWGTGVENCAVSDDWENLLASYEMEIQYNPEEELYISNRIKKENRNRELSNIRIFPTKELRRWVRSYYKRIGKYISPGDLDFNIDDDVESICDVYFSKKAPYGEVDTDYIQNKEKEYKEEGYIVKGKIVKEYVGHAALFNTLFSNYTVVLANSILECSKKDNKLLGDVLEKNVTQTFNYFNECEIKKIVDELSNIIEDSELINFNGESRFLFPESDYLFDVLPLTKIEARWLLTILNNPLASLFMTESDIKRVKEKIKLAPYKVKPLDFNCINYFDRYNFEHKDLKGKKTVNQDGRISNKDLKVLKIIKKGISEGFKLKIKYRNWRKQPIWITCAPCWIEYSIRDDLFRLWYVRNGKSGICIINIPRIEKVIELTNMKYDIKEQSMLLESIYKESMQEIQVEFFQGDRNILDRILTEFSLWEKKCVFDSVSKYYRMTLYYSKMDESEIMMRLLSYGPFIRVVADDDNYVLSEVRNRIVKQYKLNQIRKLESEKNDKSIISR, from the coding sequence ATGGGGATTATTTTGAATAAATCTAAGCCTGCATTTGATGAATTGAAAAGCACCAATTCATTTGGAGAATTTTTTATGAATGGCCTTAGAGATTACTACACATATGGATTTAAGTCATATGATCAGTATTTGAAAGGTCAAAGGATAATAAATGAACGATGGAAGATTTTTTCAAAGATACTGGGTTCGGAATGGGTTTTAGAAGAGGGAAGTGGTGGCAGAAATTTTATCATTTTGAAAGCAAAGCCTGTCGGAACTCAAAATCCTTTTAGTATTTTTTACTTCTTACATAATATTAGTATAATAGGTGATTATCTCAACTACTTACTAGATCTGGATGAAAGATCCTCATTGAGAGGAGGACTGGTAAATATTCCGGTAGATTTGAAAAGATTGGATTTTGTAGAAGGTAAGAATGGAGTACAGAATCTAGAAGATGTAAATAATGTCGAGTATTCAATTATTGAGAATTGGAAGCATTCACTTGCTGTAGAAACATATAAGCAGATATGCAATGGAATATTACCTCTAGGTTACTTAATTGTGATTGATAAAGAAAAAATACAAGAAGGCAATTCTACAAACAATAAATCAATTACTGTAAATAAGAAAGACAATATAATTGATATGGTTTTTGTAGTAAATGGATACAAATATTATACGACTATTGATAGCGGTAAGGAGATAGATAATGAGAATTTTCGAATCAGAATTAATAGGCAAATGAATATTTGGTCCTATCGTACAATGGAGCCGCCAAAAAGCTATAAGGACATATATGCCAATTTGAGTACAAGAACAGATTATCTGTATGGTTTAGGGGTTCTGGGCGATTTAAGAGATTTTACTGAAAAGAGGAATACCTGGATAATAGATCAATGCAAAAATGCTGACAGTACCTTTAAAAAATATATCTACAATAAGAAATCAGGGAATAATTACTGGTTTAAGTCAAAGCTGACAATGCAAGAAATTTTTAAAGACTTACTTTGCAATAGTGCTGATAGTGAGAATAATAATTTAGTAAACAGCTTTGTATCATTATGTAATTTTTTCTCTCATTACTATCCTATGGGAACAATAGGAAGTCTATTGTCCACAAGATGTAAAAATATAAGCAATGATACATATTATGATATGTTCAAATTTAAACATAATTATTTACAACAGACATTGTATGATTTTAATTTGATTGATTTATTGTATGCTATAGAACATTTATCTGTATTATGTGTAATACAATATTCTCATGGCATTAAATTAAATACATATGAGGATATAGCTATTCCGATAGAGATACGAATAAGTGCTGTAGATGGTAGGGAATATGTATTGTATTATCATATTATTGAAAAGAAAATAAAGGCTATGAGGCTTGAATTTATTAACAGCATAAAAATGTATTCTGAAGTTAAAAGTATTAAAAAAGTACGTAGGTTTATAAAGAGGGATGGAAATAAAAAAAGGGTAGAAGAGGAAATATTAGAGAATGTAACAATTGATGCAAAAGATATTGCGCATCAAATTATTACCGCCAGAGAAATGCTGCCATATATATGGGGAACAGGAGTAGAAAACTGTGCAGTTAGTGATGATTGGGAAAATTTACTTGCTTCTTATGAAATGGAGATTCAGTATAATCCTGAAGAGGAATTATATATCAGCAATAGAATAAAAAAGGAAAATAGAAATAGGGAATTATCAAATATAAGAATATTTCCAACCAAGGAATTGAGAAGATGGGTTAGAAGCTATTATAAACGTATAGGTAAGTACATATCTCCCGGAGATTTGGATTTCAATATTGATGATGATGTTGAATCTATTTGTGATGTGTATTTTTCTAAGAAAGCACCTTATGGAGAAGTGGATACTGACTATATACAAAATAAAGAAAAAGAATATAAGGAAGAAGGATATATAGTTAAGGGTAAAATAGTTAAAGAGTATGTAGGTCATGCTGCATTATTTAATACACTCTTTAGCAATTATACAGTTGTTTTGGCTAACTCAATACTTGAGTGTTCTAAAAAAGACAATAAGTTATTAGGGGATGTACTTGAAAAAAATGTAACACAGACTTTTAACTACTTTAACGAGTGTGAAATTAAAAAAATTGTAGATGAATTATCCAATATTATAGAAGATTCAGAATTGATAAATTTTAATGGTGAATCTAGATTTTTATTTCCTGAGTCTGATTATCTTTTTGATGTTTTGCCACTGACAAAGATTGAAGCAAGATGGTTACTTACAATTCTAAATAATCCTTTAGCATCACTTTTTATGACTGAAAGTGATATAAAAAGAGTAAAGGAGAAGATAAAATTAGCTCCTTATAAAGTGAAACCGCTAGACTTTAATTGTATTAATTATTTTGATAGATATAATTTTGAACACAAGGATCTTAAAGGAAAAAAGACTGTTAACCAAGATGGGAGAATTAGCAATAAAGATCTTAAAGTCTTGAAGATAATTAAAAAAGGAATATCTGAAGGCTTTAAACTAAAGATCAAATATAGGAATTGGAGAAAACAGCCAATATGGATAACTTGTGCCCCTTGTTGGATTGAATATTCAATACGTGACGATTTATTTAGACTGTGGTATGTGCGTAATGGAAAATCCGGCATATGTATTATTAATATTCCTCGTATTGAAAAAGTTATAGAGCTTACCAATATGAAATATGATATAAAGGAACAAAGTATGCTCTTAGAGAGTATTTATAAAGAATCAATGCAGGAAATACAGGTTGAATTTTTTCAGGGAGATAGAAATATTTTAGATAGAATACTGACAGAATTCTCTTTATGGGAGAAAAAATGTGTTTTTGATTCTGTATCAAAATATTATAGGATGACTTTATATTATTCTAAAATGGATGAAAGCGAAATAATGATGAGATTATTAAGCTATGGACCTTTTATAAGAGTAGTGGCTGATGATGATAATTATGTTCTTTCTGAAGTCAGGAATAGAATAGTAAAGCAATATAAGCTGAATCAGATAAGAAAACTTGAAAGTGAGAAAAATGACAAATCAATAATAAGTAGATAG
- a CDS encoding ClpP family protease: MTYVPYRTATGNSWISVDSHLLSDGRMFIIGEINSELACEFVQELMYLQKEKPESDLKIYIYSPGGEVTAGLMIYDALKGLDIDFEIYCMGMAASMAAIILAGGQKGRRYIMPHSKVMIHEPLIAGGVGGSATSIQRTAESILETKRISVELLAKDTGKSIEEVEKAISFDNYMNAQEAIDFGICDSIVTKII, translated from the coding sequence ATGACTTATGTACCATACAGAACTGCTACAGGAAACAGCTGGATATCTGTAGATTCACATCTGCTTTCGGATGGAAGAATGTTTATTATTGGTGAAATAAATTCAGAGCTTGCCTGTGAGTTTGTGCAGGAGCTTATGTATTTACAAAAAGAAAAACCTGAATCAGATTTGAAGATTTATATTTATTCTCCAGGTGGAGAGGTCACAGCCGGTTTAATGATTTATGATGCTTTAAAAGGCTTAGATATAGATTTTGAAATCTACTGCATGGGTATGGCTGCCTCAATGGCTGCAATTATTCTGGCAGGAGGGCAAAAGGGAAGAAGGTATATTATGCCACATTCAAAAGTAATGATACATGAACCCTTAATTGCTGGAGGTGTTGGTGGCAGTGCAACATCTATACAAAGAACAGCTGAATCAATCTTGGAAACAAAGCGTATTTCAGTTGAATTACTTGCCAAAGATACAGGAAAAAGTATTGAAGAGGTTGAGAAAGCTATCTCTTTTGATAACTATATGAATGCACAAGAGGCTATAGACTTTGGAATTTGTGACAGTATAGTTACTAAGATAATTTGA
- a CDS encoding type IV secretory system conjugative DNA transfer family protein, translating to MDRVILGDGCFVDDAIGTFRPNNNQIVVGCSGTGKSMSVMLPTILDMNESSMIGTYSKAGEARRIAEYKRIRGYRSYICDLTAPEKSTVGFDPLRFVTSYLDVEDLSKNIVLADPDSKNARDIYWNDSAVSLLNSLILATLMTKDNANMADVVELFDNLTLSESGKGILTSLDDYYKKIRAKAGNCQAVTLFSDYQQLPYNTAGCVRDTLAKALRRLFPEPIKKLMRKREQIDFEKIATEKTSLIIITSPVNVSLYLFANLLFSSAIKQLLEYAEECYNQRLPIPVRLMFDDFACAAKINDYSKHIAIFRAAGLSAMMLLQSEDQLRELYSDAEATNILNNCSCYVYFPGGMDLTTCRNVSQRLDVPVTDIMYAPTGKVIVMQSGKKPVTVPRYDILKSKEYNKFITMTGRNNREINYKEN from the coding sequence ATGGATAGAGTAATACTTGGAGATGGATGCTTTGTAGATGATGCTATTGGTACATTCAGACCAAATAATAATCAAATAGTAGTAGGATGTTCAGGAACAGGCAAGTCTATGTCAGTAATGCTTCCAACGATACTGGATATGAATGAAAGCAGTATGATAGGAACTTACTCAAAAGCCGGAGAGGCAAGGAGAATTGCAGAATACAAAAGAATAAGAGGATATAGGTCATATATTTGTGATTTAACAGCTCCGGAAAAAAGTACCGTAGGATTTGATCCGTTGAGATTTGTAACAAGTTATCTGGATGTAGAAGACTTATCAAAAAATATAGTTCTGGCAGATCCGGATTCTAAGAATGCAAGAGATATTTACTGGAATGACAGTGCAGTATCTCTTCTAAACTCTTTGATACTTGCTACATTGATGACAAAAGATAATGCGAATATGGCAGATGTAGTAGAATTATTTGATAACCTTACACTTAGTGAGAGTGGAAAAGGAATACTTACTTCTTTAGATGACTACTACAAAAAAATAAGAGCGAAAGCAGGTAACTGTCAGGCAGTTACATTGTTTTCTGATTATCAGCAACTACCATATAATACAGCCGGTTGTGTTAGAGATACATTAGCAAAAGCTCTAAGAAGATTGTTTCCGGAACCTATCAAAAAATTGATGCGTAAGAGGGAACAAATTGACTTTGAGAAGATTGCAACAGAAAAAACATCTCTTATTATCATTACTTCTCCGGTTAATGTGTCACTGTATCTATTTGCAAATCTTTTGTTTAGTTCGGCAATTAAACAACTTTTAGAGTATGCAGAAGAATGCTATAATCAAAGACTTCCTATACCGGTAAGGTTAATGTTTGATGATTTTGCATGTGCTGCAAAGATAAATGATTATTCAAAACATATTGCAATATTTAGAGCGGCCGGTTTAAGTGCAATGATGCTTTTGCAGAGTGAAGATCAGCTTAGAGAATTATATTCAGACGCAGAAGCTACAAATATACTCAATAATTGTTCGTGTTATGTATATTTTCCCGGAGGTATGGATCTCACGACCTGTAGGAATGTTTCTCAGAGATTGGATGTACCGGTTACAGATATAATGTATGCTCCGACAGGAAAAGTTATAGTAATGCAGTCCGGGAAAAAACCGGTAACAGTTCCAAGATATGATATTTTGAAAAGTAAGGAATATAATAAATTTATTACAATGACAGGCAGAAATAATAGAGAAATAAACTATAAAGAAAATTAA
- a CDS encoding O-acetylhomoserine aminocarboxypropyltransferase/cysteine synthase family protein, with the protein MSNYNINTICVQGGYEPKNGEPRVLPIVQSTTFKYESSQQMGNLFDLKEAGYFYTRLANPTNDAVANKICQLEGGAAAILTSSGQAANFYAILNIAGAGDHVIASSAIYGGTYNLIANTMKNMGIEATFVDPDILPEELESKFKPNTKLVFGEILSNPSLKVLDIEKFANAAHKAGVPLIVDNTFPTPIFCRPFEWGVDIVTHSTSKYMNGSANAVGGAVVDSGNFDWEKYSEKFPGLTTPDETYHGVVYTKSFGKAAYITKMTTNLMRDLGAIPSPQNSFYLGFGMETLHLRMERHYENALAIAKYLEKHPKISWVSFPGLENDSQYALAQKYLPKGTCGVVSFGIAGGREAAVKFMDSLRLAAIVTHVADARTCVLHPASTTHRQMNDEELVAAGVSPDLIRISVGIEDVRDLIADIEQALEK; encoded by the coding sequence ATGTCAAATTACAATATAAATACAATATGTGTACAAGGCGGTTATGAGCCTAAAAATGGAGAGCCAAGAGTGCTTCCAATAGTACAGTCTACAACTTTTAAATATGAGTCATCACAGCAGATGGGAAATCTATTCGATTTAAAGGAAGCAGGATACTTCTATACAAGACTTGCAAATCCTACAAATGATGCTGTAGCAAATAAGATATGTCAGCTTGAAGGCGGTGCGGCTGCTATATTGACATCATCCGGACAAGCTGCCAACTTCTATGCCATATTAAATATAGCAGGTGCAGGTGATCATGTTATCGCATCTTCAGCTATCTATGGAGGAACTTACAATTTGATAGCTAATACAATGAAGAATATGGGTATAGAAGCTACATTTGTGGATCCGGATATTTTGCCAGAAGAGCTTGAAAGTAAGTTCAAACCAAATACAAAGCTGGTTTTTGGTGAAATTTTATCTAATCCTTCACTTAAAGTTCTAGATATAGAAAAGTTTGCAAATGCAGCACATAAGGCAGGTGTGCCTTTAATAGTTGATAATACATTCCCTACTCCTATCTTTTGCAGACCTTTTGAGTGGGGAGTTGATATAGTTACACATTCAACTTCAAAATATATGAATGGTTCAGCAAATGCTGTAGGTGGAGCAGTTGTAGACTCAGGAAATTTCGACTGGGAAAAATACAGTGAAAAATTCCCCGGGCTTACAACTCCGGATGAAACATATCATGGAGTAGTATATACAAAAAGCTTTGGTAAGGCTGCATATATTACAAAGATGACTACTAATTTAATGCGTGATTTGGGGGCAATACCTTCACCACAGAATTCATTCTATCTTGGATTTGGTATGGAAACATTACATTTGAGAATGGAAAGACATTATGAAAATGCTTTAGCTATTGCTAAATATTTAGAAAAGCATCCTAAGATATCTTGGGTTTCATTCCCGGGACTTGAAAATGATAGTCAGTATGCTTTGGCACAAAAATATCTTCCAAAAGGAACTTGTGGAGTTGTATCATTTGGTATTGCAGGTGGCAGAGAAGCAGCAGTTAAATTCATGGATTCGTTAAGACTGGCAGCTATAGTTACTCATGTGGCAGATGCAAGAACCTGTGTACTACATCCTGCATCAACTACACATAGACAGATGAATGATGAAGAACTTGTGGCAGCAGGAGTATCACCTGATCTTATAAGAATTTCTGTGGGTATAGAAGATGTTCGTGACTTAATAGCTGATATTGAACAGGCATTGGAAAAGTAA
- a CDS encoding carboxypeptidase M32 encodes MNTKEKFKKYQDWLFKCSAYQMALNIIGIDKQTVAPSAGAAYRDERSAYLAGELFSLETDKEIVDLLKDLKDDPEVNDEERRAIELYYKRALDTVCIPKEEFVAFKKLCDESFDAWMLAKSKADYSIFEPYLKRVIESQKKLYGYRSSDKSIYNQMLDDFEPGMDEEKYDAFFNALKERLVPLIKKVTKAKQIKEDFLHQSFPIEDQKKFMDDLLKYLHFDSSWGYQNESEHPFTSWTCQNDCRTTTKYLDSNVASAILSTVHEVGHAYYEHNTNPKYDGMILSEGISSGMHESQSRLCENYLGRTMAFWKYNYPKLQAYFPKQLGEVSLEDFYKAINVSKPSFVRTEADELTYPLHVMIRYEIEKGLFNGTISTEGLDKTWNAKYKEYLGIDVPNDKLGILQDVHWSDGSFGYFPTYALGTAFAAQYVHAMKKDLDVDKLLENNKFDEVMNWLKENIHTYGFRYEAPELMKMVTGEEFNVNYFLDYIEEKYTRLYQL; translated from the coding sequence ATGAATACAAAAGAAAAATTTAAAAAGTATCAGGACTGGTTATTTAAATGTTCTGCATACCAGATGGCGTTAAATATTATTGGAATTGATAAGCAGACGGTTGCACCAAGTGCAGGAGCTGCTTATAGAGATGAGAGATCTGCCTATTTGGCAGGAGAACTCTTTAGCTTAGAAACAGATAAAGAAATAGTTGATTTATTGAAAGATTTAAAAGATGATCCTGAGGTAAATGATGAGGAAAGACGTGCTATAGAACTTTATTATAAAAGAGCTTTGGATACTGTTTGCATACCTAAGGAAGAGTTTGTGGCTTTTAAAAAGCTTTGTGATGAGTCATTCGATGCATGGATGCTAGCAAAATCAAAGGCTGACTATTCTATATTTGAGCCATATTTAAAGAGAGTAATAGAGAGTCAAAAAAAGTTATACGGTTATAGAAGCAGTGATAAGAGCATATATAATCAGATGCTTGATGATTTTGAGCCGGGTATGGATGAGGAAAAATATGATGCATTCTTTAATGCATTAAAGGAGAGACTAGTTCCGCTTATAAAGAAGGTAACAAAGGCAAAACAGATTAAAGAGGATTTCCTACATCAAAGCTTCCCTATAGAAGATCAAAAGAAATTTATGGATGATTTACTCAAGTACTTACATTTTGATTCTTCATGGGGGTATCAAAATGAGTCTGAGCATCCATTCACTTCCTGGACATGTCAAAATGACTGCCGTACAACTACAAAGTATCTGGATTCAAATGTGGCATCAGCTATTTTATCCACTGTACATGAAGTAGGACATGCATATTATGAGCATAATACCAATCCAAAATATGATGGAATGATCCTATCAGAAGGTATATCTTCAGGAATGCATGAATCACAGTCACGTTTATGTGAGAACTATCTTGGACGTACTATGGCTTTTTGGAAATATAATTATCCGAAGTTACAGGCATACTTCCCTAAGCAGTTAGGTGAAGTAAGTTTGGAAGATTTTTATAAGGCAATCAATGTCTCTAAGCCTTCATTTGTCCGTACGGAAGCAGATGAGCTCACATATCCATTGCATGTTATGATTCGCTATGAAATAGAAAAGGGATTGTTTAATGGTACTATTTCTACAGAAGGACTTGATAAAACCTGGAATGCTAAATATAAGGAATATTTGGGAATAGATGTACCTAATGATAAACTTGGTATCTTACAGGATGTGCACTGGTCAGATGGAAGCTTCGGATATTTCCCAACATATGCACTTGGAACAGCATTTGCAGCACAGTATGTACATGCAATGAAAAAGGATCTGGATGTAGATAAATTACTTGAAAACAATAAATTTGATGAAGTGATGAATTGGTTAAAAGAAAATATTCATACCTATGGCTTTCGCTATGAGGCACCTGAGCTTATGAAGATGGTAACAGGAGAAGAATTTAATGTAAACTACTTCCTAGACTATATTGAAGAGAAATATACAAGGCTATATCAGCTATAG
- a CDS encoding DUF1819 family protein, producing the protein MDRKEYSASAVKLSFWFMEFRKVVSLLAAGKTLEEIKEINKKENIFGAPTILRSEQIFNTVSGRIKAMDKSFIEIFQNSDVTTQKLFALIATLSLDTLFFDFVYEVIREKMIIGSNTFADSDIRIFFKDKQLQSDKVAKLTDATLRRLGGSYKTMLFEAGLTDKGKTERKILKPILDPIMERWLKDHNMEACFKALTGVR; encoded by the coding sequence ATGGATAGAAAAGAGTACAGTGCAAGTGCTGTAAAATTATCCTTCTGGTTCATGGAATTTCGTAAAGTTGTAAGTTTACTTGCAGCGGGGAAGACTTTAGAAGAAATAAAAGAAATCAATAAAAAAGAAAATATATTTGGTGCACCAACTATACTTCGTTCTGAACAAATATTCAATACTGTTTCAGGAAGAATAAAAGCGATGGATAAAAGTTTCATAGAGATATTTCAAAACAGTGATGTTACAACACAGAAACTATTTGCACTTATTGCAACACTCAGCCTTGATACACTATTCTTTGATTTTGTTTATGAAGTTATTAGAGAAAAGATGATTATTGGCAGTAATACATTTGCTGATAGCGATATTCGAATATTCTTTAAGGATAAACAGTTACAGAGTGACAAAGTGGCAAAGTTAACAGATGCAACCCTTAGAAGATTGGGAGGCTCATATAAAACAATGCTTTTTGAGGCTGGACTCACGGATAAGGGTAAAACAGAAAGAAAAATATTAAAGCCGATATTAGATCCGATTATGGAAAGATGGCTTAAAGACCACAATATGGAAGCCTGTTTTAAGGCATTGACAGGAGTTAGATGA